A stretch of Aedes aegypti strain LVP_AGWG chromosome 2, AaegL5.0 Primary Assembly, whole genome shotgun sequence DNA encodes these proteins:
- the LOC110676952 gene encoding uncharacterized protein LOC110676952, producing the protein MSCSQYARVLLILVSVWAIVGEKQICEYRCNLADCVNNEVWHEVEMDGPNGDKIVLQQTLRQRPREKLVGSMFPGLVRSNMFRKFLDAFVTMGERRRAEQQYRNDVARQRVEQIQQRHRMGRVAVAEKRSQRAVRERPVPNLARANKRSERRGQRNAPRRSQSNNPRRGQRRGRVPAE; encoded by the exons ATGTCGTGTAGCCAGTATGCAAGAGTGTTGCTAATCCTGGTTTCCGTCTGGGCTATCGTTGGAG AGAAGCAGATTTGTGAATATCGTTGCAATTTAGCCGACTGTGTCAACAACGAGGTGTGGCATGAAGTCGAAATGGACGGCCCCAATGGGGATAAGATTGTGCTCCAGCAGACCCTGAGACAACGGCCCCGAGAGAAATTGGTCGGATCAATGTTTCCCGGTTTGGTACGGTCGAACATGTTCCGAAAATTTCTGGACGCCTTCGTAACGATGGGTGAGCGAAGGCGGGCAGAGCAGCAGTATCGGAACGATGTTGCTCGACAACGGGTCGAGCAGATTCAGCAGCGACACCGAATGGGCCGGGTGGCAGTAGCTGAGAAGCGATCTCAGCGAGCGGTCCGCGAACGGCCGGTTCCGAATCTTGCTAGGGCGAATAAACGCTCGGAGCGTCGGGGCCAACGTAATGCGCCGCGTAGAAGCCAGAGCAATAACCCGCGTAGGGGTCAACGTAGGGGAAGAGTACCAGCTGAATGA
- the LOC5565660 gene encoding uncharacterized protein LOC5565660: protein MGKLWPWFVMMCGLVLVSGTTESTDHAENDQFSLMGEVPNEGVWRFTCDEYCYYCGCVGQFLHDENKCVCSCEPGAADWDCLEDVKQTKEFLGLNYTLEVRENESNPVEDTAESNVRVQREIDPPPRRRPMGRRNPRPSRGEPRVSPNPERPNRRRRERRPFRRREPLAPTDP, encoded by the exons ATGGGAAAACTGTGGCCGTGGTTTGTAATGATGTGTGGACTAGTGTTAGTTTCTGGGACCACTGAGTCGACCGACCATGCCGAAAATGACCAATTTTCACTTATGGGAGAAGTTCCCAACGAAGGAGTTTGGAGATTTACTTGTGACGAGTATTGTTACTACTGTGGATGCGTTGGACAATTTCTTCATGATGAAAACAAGTGTGTATGCAGCTGTGAACCAGGAGCTGCGG ATTGGGACTGCCTGGAAGACGTGAAGCAAACGAAGGAATTTCTCGGTTTGAACTACACTCTGGAAGTACGAGAGAATGAATCAAATCCGGTGGAAGATACTGCAGAATCGAATGTGAGAGTTCAACGTGAGATCGATCCCCCTCCTAGGCGTCGTCCGATGGGTCGCAGGAATCCCAGACCAAGTCGTGGCGAGCCTCGAGTTTCACCGAACCCTGAGAGACCCAACAGGCGACGTCGTGAGCGTAGACCGTTTCGGCGCCGGGAGCCGTTAGCGCCTACGGATCCTTAA
- the LOC5566962 gene encoding uncharacterized protein LOC5566962: protein MKLSFTVLGAGVLLGTCLLVQFSTVETAAIVDQGSAHFKAQQQSCSDLCGFCPSCNGFYCGEECICECQQDANEHAQCINKIVENSDKLGLMYDVLIQLPSTGGGSHGGIPTSIATRFSRSAAPGKHHHVVMDADDIATFRKVLEFIKLPAQLSQIGLPTKLRLNSHSNRRQHHMGPGRRTTH from the exons ATGAAGCTCAGTTTTACGGTTTTGGGAGCAGGCGTTCTTCTGGGCACGTGCCTTCTTGTGCAGTTTTCTACGGTAGAGACAGCTGCCATAGTTGACCAAGGCAGTGCTCACTTCAAAGCTCAACAGCAATCTTGTAGCGATCTGTGCGGATTCTGCCCATCGTGCAATGGATTCTACTGCGGCGAGGAGTGTATCTGCGAATGCCAACAGGATGCCAATGAGC ATGCGCAATGTATTAACAAGATCGTGGAAAACAGTGACAAACTCGGACTGATGTACGACGTCCTGATCCAGCTGCCGAGTACTGGTGGTGGAAGTCACGGTGGCATACCCACCAGCATTGCAACTCGTTTCTCCAGGAGTGCGGCCCCAGGAAAGCATCACCATGTCGTTATGGACGCGGATGACATTGCCACTTTCAGGAAG GTGTTGGAGTTCATCAAACTGCCGGCACAACTCTCCCAAATAGGACTGCCGACGAAGTTACGACTGAATTCGCACTCGAATCGTCGACAGCACCACATGGGCCCCGGCAGGAGAACTACACATTGA